From a region of the Triticum aestivum cultivar Chinese Spring chromosome 7D, IWGSC CS RefSeq v2.1, whole genome shotgun sequence genome:
- the LOC123167263 gene encoding uncharacterized protein, producing MPLRPSDLAGGDGASYCLAHVQRVHRDGSFVVRASQRVDDYIEGYAFVVSLLSSIPYQRNWWCLRYRANSSVKRDDSVLKAVAGETEDSSMQLSTSLTGGTDVDMPLSVSGRLSLFGLNKSQTGAILSCVSAVQCAGAGGGGGTSSKVSLIWGPPGTGKTRTISVLMLSAVKLKWRVLACAPTNTAVCQVASSLLALRRQHPDPDACAGHADLLLFGNRQRMPIDGDLDNIFQDTRLKLLTECFSPETGWRRCLLSLESFLRDEIAMIKQEDGTKPVVLKYYSFPTSEFHRIFEKLSKCLKTIMSHVSIHRTLETNYNNIALLSKMLDDFSKLLGVQKQVSTSSRQLRRQRDGLTMGYHSEQTVGTMREKMPVILDVTRTLLRDLQLPLTEEFSEIKEFCIKSASLIFCTVSGSAKLEGEKMDLLLIDEAAQLKECESLVPLQVSGLKHVVLIGDERQLPAMVQSKVSDKALLGRSLFERMGLLGHKKHLLNMQYRMHPSISIFPNLSFYDKQILNGPNVTQTKHERSYLSGAMFGPYSFINIDGVEDRGRSKTNMTEVAAILQILHSLKKFCISAGQVVSVGVISPYTAQVVAIQGKIGDVKAMRPLVLRVNSVDGFQGSEEDVIILSTVRHCLWIVGNAATLSGSGSIWGELIRDAAERRCFFDWDEGEGVSPAVSRHACVIGPGHGRTYASGPWHSNSLLHVTQRPHLKEEDGTNPQTDMCNKLFINWDNQELLEIMNKDGQYAGDGAAIVDDCYHLACEIMLLLRFFHCY from the exons ATGCCGCTCCGGCCGTCCGACCTTGCCGGCGGCGATGGCGCCTCCTACTGCCTCGCCCACGTCCAACGCGTCCATAGGGACGGCAGCTTTGTGGTCAGAGCATCCCAGAGAGTAGACGATTACATCGAAGGCTACGCGTTTGTTGTTAGCTTGCTCAGTTCCATACCCTACCAACGCAACTGGTGGTGCCTCCGCTACCGAGCCAACTCTTCCGTCAAGAGAGACGACTCCGTTCTCAAGGCTGTCGCGGGGGAAACGGAAGACTCCTCCATGCAGCTG AGCACTTCCCTGACCGGCGGCACCGATGTCGACATGCCGCTATCCGTATCAGGCAGGCTGTCTCTGTTCGGGCTCAACAAGTCCCAGACTGGCGCCATACTGAGCTGCGTCTCTGCGGTGCAGTGTGCCGGTGCTGGTGGAGGCGGCGGCACGAGCAGCAAGGTTAGCCTCATCTGGGGGCCTCCTGGCACGGGCAAAACCAGGACAATCAGCGTGCTCATGCTTTCTGCCGTGAAGCTGAAATGGCGGGTCCTGGCGTGCGCGCCGACCAACACCGCCGTCTGCCAGGTGGCGTCCAGCCTCCTGGCGCTGAGGAGGCAGCACCCCGATCCCGATGCCTGCGCTGGCCACGCTGATCTGCTGCTGTTCGGCAACAGGCAACGCATGCCCATCGACGGCGATCTCGACAACATCTTCCAGGACACTCGTCTAAAGCTGCTAACGGAGTGCTTCTCGCCAGAGACGGGTTGGAGGCGGTGCCTTCTTTCACTGGAATCGTTTCTGCGCGACGAAATAGCCATGATCAAGCAGGAGGATGGCACAAAACCAGTAGTGCTCAAGTACTACTCCTTCCCGACGTCAGAGTTCCACCGGATCTTCGAGAAGCTTAGCAAGTGTTTGAAGACAATCATGTCTCATGTCTCAATACATCGTACCCTGGAGACGAACTACAACAACATTGCTTTGCTCAGCAAGATGCTCGACGACTTCAGCAAGCTGCTGGGCGTTCAGAAACAAGTCTCCACGTCATCGAGACAGCTGAGACGGCAACGCGATGGTTTAACAATGGGTTACCACTCGGAACAAACAGTTGGCACCATGAGGGAGAAAATGCCTGTAATTCTAGACGTCACGAGGACGCTGTTGCGAGACCTGCAACTTCCTCTGACCGAAGAGTTTTCCGAGATCAAGGAGTTTTGCATCAAAAGTGCGTCCCTCATTTTCTGCACCGTGTCTGGCTCGGCTAAGCTGGAGGGGGAGAAGATGGATCTGCTTCTGATCGACGAGGCTGCACAGCTCAAGGAATGTGAATCCCTCGTCCCATTGCAAGTCTCCGGACTGAAACATGTGGTTCTTATCGGTGACGAGCGCCAACTGCCAGCTATGGTCCAAAGCAAG GTTTCAGATAAGGCGTTGCTGGGTAGGAGTCTGTTTGAGAGAATGGGTTTACTTGGACACAAGAAGCACCTCCTCAACATGCAGTACAGGATGCACCCTTCCATAAGCATCTTTCCCAACTTGAGTTTCTACGACAAGCAAATCTTGAATGGCCCCAATGTGACGCAGACCAAGCATGAACGTAGTTACCTTTCAGGTGCAATGTTCGGGCCATACTCGTTCATCAACATCGACGGTGTGGAAGACCGCGGCCGCAGCAAGACGAACATGACCGAGGTGGCTGCCATCCTGCAAATACTGCACAGTCTCAAGAAAT TTTGTATCAGCGCCGGGCAGGTGGTTAGCGTGGGTGTCATATCCCCGTACACCGCTCAGGTGGTCGCAATTCAGGGAAAGATAGGGGACGTGAAGGCGATGCGCCCCCTGGTTCTTCGCGTCAACTCTGTGGATGGGTTCCAGGGCAGTGAAGAAGACGTGATCATCCTATCCACCGTCAG GCACTGCCTCTGGATCGTGGGCAACGCGGCAACGCTAAGCGGCAGCGGCTCCATCTGGGGGGAGCTGATCCGGGATGCCGCGGAACGTCGGTGCTTCTTCGACTGGGACGAAGGCGAGGGCGTGTCTCCGGCAGTTTCTCGCCACGCTTGCGTAATCGGGCCAGGACATG GGAGGACTTATGCGTCAG GACCATGGCACAGTAATTCTTTATTGCATGTGACCCAAAGGCCTCACTTAAAAGAGGAGGATGGTACAAACCCCCAAACGGACAT GTGCAACAAATTGTTCATCAATTGGGATAACCAGGAACTCTTGGAGATTATGAATAAAGATGGCCAATACGCTGGAGATGGGGCGGCCATTGTTGATGACTGCTATCATCTGGCTTGTGAG ATAATGCTCCTTCTGAGGTTCTTCCACTGCTATTAA